A stretch of Mesoplodon densirostris isolate mMesDen1 chromosome 7, mMesDen1 primary haplotype, whole genome shotgun sequence DNA encodes these proteins:
- the TMEM258 gene encoding transmembrane protein 258 gives MELEAMSRYTSPVNPAVFPHLTVVLLAIGMFFTAWFFVYEVTSTKYTRDIYKELLISLVASLFMGFGVLFLLLWVGIYV, from the exons ATG GAGCTTGAGGCCATGAGCAGATACACCAGTCCAGTGAACCCGGCTGTCTTTCCGCATCTGACCGTGGTGCTGTTGGCCATTGGCATGTTCTTCACCGCCTGGTTCTTCGT TTATGAGGTCACCTCCACCAAATACACTCGGGATATCTACAAAGAGCTCCTCATCTCTTTGGTGGCTTCACTCTTCATGGGCTTTGGAGTGCTCTTCCTGCTGCTCTGGGTCGGCATCTACGTATGA